In a single window of the Leopardus geoffroyi isolate Oge1 chromosome D2, O.geoffroyi_Oge1_pat1.0, whole genome shotgun sequence genome:
- the LOC123577324 gene encoding olfactory receptor 226-like: MPFGDNRSEVTEFILVGFSGSLGLHVCLAVLFTLAYVLTVTENVVVVAVIRVSPQLHKPMYVFLSNLSFLEVWYVSVTVPKMLLSLAEPQFRRISFMGCMTQLYFFLALACTECTLLGVMAYDRYVAICSPLRYPAIMSPGLCSFLAASSWLSGFTVSLGKVFFISRLGYCGPNVMNHFFCDVSPLLSLACSDVSVAELVDFLLALLILLGPLQLTIFSYASILGTVLRIPSAAGRRKAFSTCASHLAVVVIFYSASLFIYARPRAIYSFDFNKVVSVVYTVLTPLLNPIIYCLRNQEVKGALRKAVQRVARALGAPS, from the coding sequence ATGCCCTTCGGGGACAATCGCTCGGAGGTGACAGAGTTCATCCTGGTGGGCTTCTCGGGCTCGCTGGGCCTCCACGTGTGCCTGGCGGTGCTGTTCACGCTGGCCTACGTGCTGACCGTCACGGAGAACGTGGTCGTCGTCGCCGTGATCCGGGTCAGCCCCCAGCTGCACAAGCCCATGTACGTCTTCCTCAGCAACCTGTCCTTCCTGGAGGTGTGGTACGTCTCCGTCACCGTGCCCAAGATGCTGCTCAGCCTGGCGGAGCCCCAGTTCCGACGCATCTCCTTCATGGGCTGCATGACGCAGCTGTATTTCTTCCTGGCGCTGGCCTGCACCGAGTGCACACTCCTGGGCGTCATGGCCTACGACCGCTACGTGGCCATCTGCAGCCCCCTGCGCTACCCGGCCATCATGAGCCCCGGCCTCTGCAGCTTCCTGGCCGCCAGCTCCTGGCTCTCGGGCTTCACCGTCTCCCTGGGAAAGGTCTTCTTCATCTCGCGCCTGGGCTACTGTGGCCCCAACGTCATGAACCACTTCTTCTGCGACGTGTCCCCCCTGCTGAGCCTCGCGTGCTCCGACGTGTCCGTGGCGGAGCTGGTCGACTTCCTCCTGGCTCTGCTCATCCTGCTGGGGCCGCTGCAGCTCACCATCTTCTCGTACGCCTCCATCCTCGGCACCGTGCTGCGCATCCCGTCCGCCGCCGGCCGGCGcaaggccttctccacctgtgccTCGCACCTGGCCGTGGTGGTCATCTTCTACTCCGCCTCCCTCTTCATCTACGCCCGGCCACGCGCCATCTACTCCTTTGACTTCAACAAGGTGGTGTCCGTGGTCTACACGGTGCTCACGCCCCTGCTCAACCCCATCATCTACTGCCTGCGGAACCAGGAGGTCAAGGGGGCCCTACGCAAGGCAGTGCAGAGGGTGGCCCGGGCCCTGGGTGCCCCGTCCTAG